In Pseudoalteromonas carrageenovora IAM 12662, the following proteins share a genomic window:
- the gcvP gene encoding aminomethyl-transferring glycine dehydrogenase, translated as MSNAKSLEQLEQKQDFIRRHIGPSPAQVSDMLSALEVSSVQELIDQTVPASIRLEQPLTVGESRTEVETLSYLKSVASKNKVFKSYIGQGYHPTHVPHVILRNVLENPGWYTAYTPYQPEIAQGRLESLLNFQTMTLDLTGLDLASASLLDESTAAAEAMGLAKRVSKAKKANAFFIADDVHTQTIDVVSTRAEQFGFEIIVGKAADAVNHDIFGALFQYPSTSGEVVDITDLIAGVQSKKAIACVAADIMSLLLLKAPGKLGADVVLGSAQRFGVPMGYGGPHAAFFATRDAYKRSLPGRIIGVSKDRLGNDALRMAMQTREQHIRRDKANSNICTAQVLLANMAAFYAVYHGPQGLKTIAQRIHRFADILAAGLKAKGVALKHSTWFDTLTVVSDSKDDVIARALAKGVNFATNHDGEYSISVSETTTREDVAQLFDIVLGEGHGLNVDSIAADIEANGSDSIPASLVRDDEVLTHPNFNSYHSETDMLRYIKRLENKDLALNHSMISLGSCTMKLNATAEMIPITWPEFANLHPFCPLDQAEGYQIMIGELHDWLVNITGYDAVSLQPNSGAQGEYAGLIAIRKYHESRGDAHRNVCLIPSSAHGTNPASAQMASMKIVVVNCDKNGNVDMADLKAKAEEVSENLSCIMITYPSTHGVYEETIREICDIIHEHGGQVYMDGANMNAQVGVTSPGFIGSDVSHLNLHKTFCIPHGGGGPGVGPIGVKSHLAPFMPNHSVINVPGTNVNNGAVSAAPYGSAAILPISWAYITMMGSEGLKQATEMAIVNANYLTHELSQHFPILYRGRNNRVAHECIVDLRPLKEQSGITEMDVAKRLQDYGFHSPTMSFPVAGTLMIEPTESESKGEIDRFIEAMVSIKGEIDKVISGEWSIENNPLVFAPHTQADVLGNEWDRAYDRFYAAFPVPSVAKDKFWPTVTRIDDVYGDRNLVCSCPAVETYRD; from the coding sequence ATGTCAAACGCCAAATCTCTTGAACAACTAGAGCAAAAGCAAGATTTTATTCGCCGCCATATTGGGCCTAGCCCAGCACAAGTAAGCGATATGCTAAGTGCTTTAGAAGTATCAAGTGTGCAAGAGCTGATCGACCAAACTGTACCTGCAAGTATTCGCTTAGAGCAGCCATTAACAGTTGGCGAAAGTCGTACTGAAGTTGAAACATTAAGCTACTTAAAATCGGTAGCAAGCAAAAATAAAGTTTTCAAATCGTACATTGGCCAAGGCTACCACCCAACGCACGTACCGCACGTCATTTTACGTAACGTACTAGAAAACCCAGGTTGGTATACAGCGTACACACCGTACCAGCCAGAAATTGCGCAAGGGCGTTTAGAGTCGTTATTAAATTTTCAAACTATGACCCTAGATTTAACAGGCCTTGATTTAGCAAGCGCCTCGTTACTTGACGAATCAACCGCTGCTGCAGAGGCAATGGGCCTTGCAAAACGCGTATCTAAAGCTAAAAAAGCCAATGCCTTTTTTATTGCCGACGACGTACACACACAAACTATTGACGTAGTAAGCACCCGTGCCGAGCAGTTTGGCTTTGAAATAATTGTAGGTAAAGCAGCAGATGCCGTTAACCACGACATTTTTGGTGCGCTTTTCCAATATCCATCTACATCGGGTGAAGTAGTAGATATAACCGACCTAATTGCCGGCGTACAAAGTAAAAAGGCCATTGCCTGTGTTGCTGCCGACATTATGAGCTTATTACTATTAAAAGCACCGGGTAAATTGGGTGCCGACGTAGTACTTGGTTCGGCTCAGCGTTTTGGTGTACCTATGGGCTACGGCGGACCACACGCTGCATTTTTTGCAACGCGTGATGCTTACAAACGCTCATTACCAGGGCGTATTATTGGTGTATCTAAAGACCGTTTAGGTAACGACGCACTACGTATGGCAATGCAAACGCGCGAACAACACATTCGCCGCGACAAAGCCAACTCAAACATTTGTACAGCGCAGGTACTACTTGCAAACATGGCCGCGTTTTACGCGGTGTACCACGGTCCACAAGGCTTAAAAACTATCGCGCAGCGTATACATCGCTTTGCTGATATTTTAGCTGCTGGCCTAAAAGCTAAAGGTGTAGCACTTAAACACAGCACCTGGTTTGATACGCTAACAGTAGTAAGCGACAGCAAAGACGACGTAATAGCGCGTGCACTTGCCAAAGGCGTTAACTTTGCCACAAACCACGACGGCGAATACTCTATTTCGGTTTCAGAAACCACCACACGTGAAGACGTAGCGCAGTTATTTGATATTGTACTAGGTGAAGGCCATGGCCTAAACGTAGATAGTATTGCAGCCGATATTGAAGCAAACGGTAGCGACTCTATTCCTGCAAGCTTAGTACGTGATGACGAAGTACTAACGCATCCAAACTTTAACAGCTACCACAGCGAAACAGACATGCTTCGCTACATTAAGCGCCTTGAAAACAAAGATTTAGCGCTTAACCACTCAATGATCTCGTTAGGTTCATGTACTATGAAACTAAATGCGACCGCTGAGATGATCCCAATTACATGGCCTGAATTTGCAAACCTTCACCCATTCTGCCCGCTAGATCAAGCAGAGGGTTACCAAATAATGATTGGCGAGCTACACGATTGGCTAGTAAACATTACCGGTTACGATGCAGTATCACTTCAGCCAAATTCTGGCGCGCAAGGTGAATACGCAGGCCTAATCGCGATTCGTAAATACCACGAGTCACGCGGCGATGCACACCGCAATGTATGTTTAATCCCAAGCTCTGCGCACGGTACTAATCCTGCATCAGCGCAAATGGCGAGCATGAAAATTGTGGTAGTTAACTGCGACAAAAACGGTAACGTAGACATGGCCGATTTAAAAGCGAAAGCTGAAGAAGTGTCTGAAAACTTATCGTGTATTATGATCACATACCCATCTACACACGGTGTTTACGAAGAAACCATTCGCGAAATTTGTGACATTATTCATGAGCACGGCGGCCAAGTTTACATGGACGGCGCAAACATGAACGCACAAGTGGGCGTAACAAGCCCAGGCTTTATTGGCTCAGACGTATCGCACTTAAACTTGCATAAAACGTTTTGTATTCCACACGGTGGTGGCGGCCCAGGTGTAGGCCCAATTGGTGTTAAATCGCACCTTGCGCCATTTATGCCAAACCACAGCGTAATTAACGTACCGGGTACAAACGTTAATAACGGTGCAGTATCGGCAGCGCCTTACGGCTCAGCGGCTATTTTACCTATTTCATGGGCTTACATTACCATGATGGGCTCAGAGGGCTTAAAACAAGCCACCGAAATGGCAATCGTTAATGCTAACTACTTAACGCACGAGCTAAGCCAGCACTTCCCAATTTTATACCGTGGACGCAACAACCGCGTTGCTCACGAATGTATTGTTGACTTACGCCCGCTTAAAGAGCAATCAGGCATTACTGAAATGGACGTAGCTAAGCGCCTACAAGACTACGGCTTCCATTCACCTACTATGTCGTTCCCAGTTGCGGGCACATTGATGATTGAGCCAACTGAGTCTGAATCAAAAGGCGAGATAGACCGCTTTATCGAAGCTATGGTGTCAATCAAAGGCGAAATCGACAAAGTAATCTCTGGCGAATGGTCAATCGAAAACAACCCACTTGTGTTTGCACCGCATACACAAGCTGATGTGTTAGGTAACGAATGGGACCGCGCGTACGACCGTTTTTATGCTGCATTCCCAGTGCCAAGCGTTGCTAAAGACAAGTTTTGGCCAACCGTTACACGTATAGATGATGTATACGGCGACCGTAACTTAGTATGTTCATGCCCAGCGGTTGAGACTTACCGCGACTAA
- a CDS encoding Vgb family protein, which yields MRKNRFLFNKHVVAMAALGALAAPLPVLSNEPGVLVEQLCASCHSLNNLERSAGYSQEDWQTLIGYMVDTGEGTALSKDISTYFAKHYPINTKRESTVVKGDLKLSFKYWQVPTLGQRARDPVQGKNGLIWWVGQWGNILGRLNPKTGEMKEYTLPSGTYAHSVSLDKNQTPWFLGNKNGTVGYLDLKTEKFKVYKMPNKNARDPHTGVFDNAGIFWFTLQHSNMVGKLDPKSGDIQLATLPTKGSRPYGIKLDSNGSPWVSCNGSNCLVKVDKNTMELSEIKLPGAKTHTRRLAITPDDMVFYVNSGMGKLGRYNPKNGNITEWDNPSGKNSHPYAIEYADSAIWFNESAKRPETLVRFDLNTETMQSWQIPSKEGVYSGLIRHMRMGNNGLIIHQTATNQLAEITWSK from the coding sequence ATGCGTAAAAATCGATTTTTATTTAATAAACACGTTGTGGCAATGGCTGCGCTAGGGGCTTTGGCTGCGCCGCTACCTGTATTGAGTAATGAGCCAGGAGTGTTAGTTGAGCAGCTTTGTGCCAGTTGCCATAGTTTAAACAACCTAGAGCGCAGTGCGGGTTATAGCCAAGAGGATTGGCAAACACTCATAGGCTATATGGTTGATACAGGTGAAGGCACTGCCCTTAGTAAAGATATAAGCACATATTTTGCAAAGCATTACCCTATTAACACTAAGCGCGAGTCAACGGTGGTAAAAGGCGATTTAAAACTTAGCTTTAAATACTGGCAAGTGCCTACGCTTGGGCAGCGCGCTCGTGACCCCGTGCAAGGTAAAAACGGACTTATTTGGTGGGTTGGCCAGTGGGGCAATATTTTAGGTAGGTTAAACCCTAAAACCGGTGAAATGAAAGAGTACACTTTGCCAAGTGGTACTTATGCACACAGTGTATCGCTTGATAAAAACCAAACCCCTTGGTTTTTAGGTAATAAAAATGGCACGGTTGGGTATTTAGATTTAAAAACCGAAAAATTTAAAGTGTATAAAATGCCTAATAAAAACGCCCGAGACCCACATACTGGCGTGTTTGATAACGCAGGCATTTTTTGGTTTACCCTGCAGCACAGCAACATGGTTGGCAAGCTAGATCCTAAAAGCGGTGATATTCAGCTGGCTACTTTACCCACTAAAGGCTCGCGGCCTTATGGTATTAAGCTTGATTCTAACGGGTCGCCGTGGGTGTCGTGTAATGGCAGTAACTGTTTGGTTAAAGTTGATAAAAACACCATGGAGCTTAGCGAAATAAAACTCCCAGGTGCTAAAACACATACTAGGCGCCTTGCTATTACGCCTGATGATATGGTGTTTTATGTAAACTCTGGCATGGGCAAACTTGGCCGCTATAACCCTAAAAACGGCAATATCACCGAGTGGGATAACCCAAGCGGTAAAAACAGCCACCCGTATGCCATTGAGTATGCCGACAGCGCTATTTGGTTTAACGAGTCGGCTAAACGCCCCGAAACACTAGTTAGGTTTGATCTTAATACCGAAACCATGCAGAGCTGGCAAATCCCGAGTAAAGAAGGGGTTTATTCTGGCTTAATTAGGCACATGCGTATGGGTAATAACGGCTTAATTATTCATCAAACAGCGACCAACCAATTAGCCGAAATCACCTGGAGTAAGTAA
- the rlmB gene encoding 23S rRNA (guanosine(2251)-2'-O)-methyltransferase RlmB: protein MSNELIFGFHSVEAILESEPERFIEIYALKGRDDKRSTPIIDEARKFGISVQFMQRKALDSKSKGEQHQGIIANVKAAPTFNEKDLDAIIAREDTPFLLVLDGITDPHNLGACLRSADAAGVHAIIVPKDRSAKLNGTARKVACGAAETVPLIQVTNLARTLREIKDAGVWVVGTAGETDNHVFDASLTGPMAIVMGAEGEGMRRLTREHCDMLVKIPMAGTVSSLNVSVATGICLFEVLRQRNANN from the coding sequence GTGAGTAATGAATTAATTTTTGGCTTTCATTCTGTTGAAGCAATTTTAGAAAGTGAGCCAGAGCGTTTTATAGAAATCTACGCCCTTAAAGGTCGTGACGATAAACGCTCAACCCCGATTATTGATGAAGCACGTAAGTTTGGTATTTCAGTGCAGTTTATGCAGCGTAAAGCGCTTGATAGCAAATCAAAAGGTGAGCAACATCAGGGCATTATTGCAAACGTTAAAGCTGCACCAACGTTTAACGAAAAAGATTTAGATGCGATCATCGCGCGTGAAGACACACCGTTTTTACTTGTGCTAGATGGTATAACCGATCCGCATAACTTAGGTGCATGCCTACGTAGTGCAGACGCCGCAGGCGTTCACGCTATAATTGTACCTAAAGATCGCTCAGCTAAGCTTAACGGCACTGCACGTAAAGTGGCCTGTGGCGCAGCCGAAACAGTACCGCTTATTCAAGTTACTAACCTTGCACGTACGCTGCGCGAAATTAAAGACGCAGGTGTTTGGGTTGTAGGTACTGCTGGCGAAACTGATAACCACGTATTTGATGCAAGTTTAACAGGCCCAATGGCTATTGTTATGGGCGCAGAAGGCGAGGGCATGCGCCGCTTAACGCGTGAGCATTGCGATATGCTCGTTAAAATTCCGATGGCGGGTACAGTTTCAAGCTTAAACGTATCGGTAGCTACAGGCATTTGTTTATTTGAAGTATTACGCCAACGTAACGCAAATAACTAA
- the gcvH gene encoding glycine cleavage system protein GcvH: MSNIPSDLKYASSHEWVRNEGDGTFTVGISEHAQELLGDMVFVELPEVGDEVDAGEDCAVAESVKAASDIYAPIGGEIVAINEELEDAPETVNNDAYGDGWLFRIKASDESELENLLSAEDYANTIDEE, encoded by the coding sequence ATGAGCAATATCCCTAGCGATTTAAAATATGCCTCTTCACACGAGTGGGTTCGCAACGAAGGTGACGGTACATTTACTGTTGGTATTTCTGAGCATGCGCAAGAGCTTCTTGGCGACATGGTATTTGTTGAATTACCAGAAGTAGGCGATGAAGTAGACGCTGGCGAAGACTGTGCAGTAGCAGAGTCGGTTAAAGCAGCATCAGACATTTACGCACCAATTGGTGGCGAAATTGTTGCTATTAACGAAGAACTAGAAGACGCACCAGAGACGGTTAACAACGACGCTTACGGCGACGGTTGGTTATTCCGTATTAAAGCATCTGACGAATCAGAGCTTGAAAACCTACTTAGCGCAGAAGATTACGCTAACACAATCGACGAAGAGTAA
- a CDS encoding TonB-dependent receptor family protein → MTTKFLVSTLATAVALSFSATAMAQGSSNQDQRFEQITVIGSQQAINDIPGSATFISDEELQKFEFTDISRVLASVPGVYVQEEDGYGLRPNIGMRGTGTGRNDKISVMEDGVLVAPAPYSAPSAYYFPTMGRMESIEVLKGAASVKYGPRTTGGVLNLLSRSLPTEPNSSKGMVDAALGGDGYYKGHAYFGKEKNNTAGLIEVFTYGADGFKELPVGSDNTGFEKTDLLLKFGHTFGKNDAHSLELKIKYSDETSDETYMGLTEEDYKSNPNRRYAASQNDEMNTRHNAYQLNYAYQFGEGYELLATAYLNDFHRNWYKASSVGTSTLEQYSEFEANPTSEGIEGIGVKANNRDYQAKGIQSELHIPAGDHYVTVGVRYHEDEMDRFQWQDTYTLNQDLSMTLTSQGIPGSDSNRVDSADARTLFVQDEWTIDALVVSAGLRYEDITITREEWSKSDPTRSNGLTKNISNDTEILVPSLGATYTLNENVTLLAGIQKGYAPAAPGNADQDEEESVNIEFGSRFNAAGFTGEVIAFFSDYDNMHGNCTAAVGCSDDNIGDQYNYGEVEVSGFEFSAARTFNTKQVAFPVKLTYTYTDSEFQNDFDSEIWGSVEKGDAMPYVPENQVALSLGAEFASFVVNSQMRYVSSAHADLTDSGLDAIDSRVVWDLAAKYLIDANQKVYLSVDNLLDKTYIANRANGGIQPGKPRTVQVGYTYSF, encoded by the coding sequence ATGACCACTAAGTTTTTAGTATCTACCCTTGCAACTGCGGTTGCTTTGTCTTTTAGTGCTACTGCAATGGCACAAGGCAGTTCAAACCAAGATCAACGCTTTGAACAAATTACCGTTATTGGCTCACAGCAGGCTATTAACGATATTCCAGGTTCTGCGACGTTTATTTCTGACGAAGAGCTACAAAAATTTGAATTTACCGATATTTCACGTGTTTTAGCGTCTGTTCCGGGTGTATACGTTCAAGAAGAAGACGGCTACGGCCTTCGCCCTAACATTGGTATGCGCGGTACAGGCACTGGCCGTAACGATAAAATATCAGTAATGGAAGACGGTGTATTAGTTGCACCCGCTCCTTACTCAGCACCTTCTGCTTACTACTTCCCTACTATGGGTCGTATGGAATCTATTGAAGTATTAAAAGGCGCTGCCTCTGTTAAGTATGGTCCGCGTACTACGGGTGGTGTTTTAAACTTACTTTCTCGCAGCTTACCAACTGAGCCAAATAGCTCAAAAGGCATGGTTGATGCAGCTCTTGGTGGCGATGGTTATTACAAAGGCCACGCTTACTTCGGTAAAGAAAAAAACAACACCGCAGGTTTAATTGAAGTATTTACTTATGGCGCCGACGGATTTAAAGAGTTGCCAGTAGGTAGCGATAACACAGGCTTTGAAAAAACAGATTTATTACTAAAGTTTGGCCATACATTTGGTAAAAACGACGCCCACAGCCTAGAGCTAAAAATTAAGTACTCTGATGAAACATCAGACGAAACTTACATGGGTTTAACTGAAGAAGATTACAAATCAAACCCTAATCGTCGTTATGCAGCATCGCAAAACGATGAAATGAACACTCGCCATAATGCTTACCAACTTAACTATGCTTACCAATTTGGCGAAGGTTACGAGTTATTAGCAACCGCTTATTTAAATGATTTTCATCGCAACTGGTATAAAGCAAGCAGTGTAGGTACAAGCACGCTTGAGCAGTACAGCGAATTTGAAGCAAACCCAACGAGTGAAGGCATTGAGGGTATTGGCGTAAAAGCGAATAACCGTGATTACCAAGCAAAAGGTATTCAGTCTGAGTTACACATACCTGCAGGCGATCACTACGTGACTGTTGGCGTACGTTACCATGAAGACGAAATGGATCGTTTTCAGTGGCAAGATACGTACACGCTAAATCAAGATTTAAGTATGACGCTAACATCGCAAGGTATCCCAGGGTCTGACAGCAACCGTGTAGATAGTGCCGATGCACGTACTTTGTTTGTTCAAGACGAGTGGACAATAGACGCTTTAGTAGTAAGTGCTGGCCTTCGTTATGAAGACATTACGATTACGCGTGAAGAGTGGTCTAAGTCAGATCCAACGCGCAGCAATGGTTTAACTAAAAATATATCTAACGATACTGAAATTTTAGTACCGTCATTGGGTGCTACTTACACGCTTAACGAAAACGTAACGCTACTTGCGGGCATTCAAAAAGGTTACGCACCTGCGGCGCCGGGTAACGCTGACCAAGACGAAGAAGAAAGTGTAAACATTGAGTTTGGTTCGCGCTTTAACGCCGCTGGATTTACAGGTGAAGTGATTGCGTTTTTCTCTGACTACGACAACATGCATGGTAACTGTACTGCTGCGGTTGGCTGTAGTGATGACAATATTGGTGACCAATACAACTACGGTGAAGTAGAAGTATCGGGCTTTGAATTTAGTGCAGCACGTACGTTTAATACCAAGCAGGTTGCTTTTCCGGTTAAGTTAACTTACACCTACACAGATTCTGAGTTTCAAAACGATTTTGATTCAGAAATTTGGGGCTCGGTAGAAAAAGGCGATGCAATGCCATACGTACCAGAAAACCAAGTTGCTTTATCGTTAGGCGCTGAGTTTGCATCGTTTGTGGTAAATAGCCAAATGCGTTACGTATCAAGTGCACATGCCGATTTAACTGACTCAGGCTTAGATGCTATTGATAGCCGTGTAGTATGGGATTTAGCGGCTAAATACTTAATTGATGCTAACCAAAAAGTATATTTAAGCGTAGATAACTTACTTGATAAAACCTACATTGCTAACCGCGCTAATGGCGGTATTCAGCCAGGTAAGCCACGTACAGTACAGGTAGGCTACACATACTCATTCTAA
- a CDS encoding transposase, translating to MSRPLRIEYEDAFYHVMNRGRGRENTFLSDDDFKYFLYCIEQASLRFNIEVHSYCLMTNHYHLLIKTPDANLGRAMKHINGLYTQYFNRTHNTDGALFRGRYKAVLVDADNYLLHVSRYIHRNPIETSTPLVDDLAKYKWSSYSAFIKSGATPKWLVRDFIFSLQGKKRKYVAYQQFVEFENNKEISAFYSAKKLLSVLGCEDFIENIKDYIAKSDSERKLVNKKHSVDDVIAYLAQYFNVEVNEIITVKKGRKEKNLPRWFAIKLCQDLTELNLQALAAVFNVEHYSAISKAVGRLNTLMVEDKKVKLQLEKLRDCLMSEVKI from the coding sequence ATGTCTAGGCCGCTTCGAATAGAGTATGAGGATGCGTTTTATCATGTGATGAATCGTGGAAGAGGGCGTGAAAATACCTTTTTGAGTGATGACGACTTTAAGTATTTTTTATATTGTATTGAGCAAGCAAGCCTTCGGTTTAATATTGAAGTGCATTCGTATTGTTTGATGACCAATCATTATCATCTGCTAATAAAAACTCCCGATGCTAATTTAGGCAGAGCCATGAAGCATATTAATGGCCTTTACACTCAATACTTTAATCGAACACATAACACAGATGGTGCACTGTTCAGGGGCCGATACAAAGCCGTGTTGGTGGATGCTGATAACTACTTATTGCATGTTAGCCGATATATTCATCGCAACCCAATTGAAACGAGCACCCCGTTGGTAGATGACCTTGCTAAGTACAAATGGTCTAGCTATTCAGCTTTTATTAAAAGTGGTGCGACACCTAAGTGGTTGGTTCGAGATTTTATATTTTCGCTGCAAGGTAAAAAGCGTAAGTATGTTGCTTATCAACAGTTTGTTGAATTTGAAAATAATAAAGAAATAAGTGCTTTTTATAGTGCTAAAAAGTTATTGTCGGTTTTGGGTTGTGAAGACTTTATTGAAAACATAAAAGACTATATTGCCAAGTCAGATAGCGAAAGAAAGCTTGTTAATAAAAAACACTCAGTAGATGATGTTATAGCTTACTTAGCTCAATATTTTAATGTTGAAGTTAATGAGATTATAACGGTTAAAAAGGGGCGAAAAGAGAAAAATTTACCACGCTGGTTTGCTATTAAATTATGCCAAGATTTAACGGAATTAAATTTGCAGGCTCTAGCAGCTGTTTTTAATGTTGAGCATTATTCGGCGATATCGAAAGCTGTTGGTAGGTTGAATACATTGATGGTTGAAGATAAAAAGGTTAAATTACAATTGGAAAAACTTCGAGATTGTTTGATGTCTGAAGTCAAGATTTGA
- a CDS encoding LysR family transcriptional regulator, translating to MKNISTDGLRTFVMVVEVGGFAKAGDLLGLSQPAVSLQIKRLEDMIGYKLFKKQGQRQVLNQYGELLLPMAKQMMQHNDAILQQFTSENIAGKVRLGIPSEFAARILPSIIGDFVAFYPEVSLEVKSRLSKHLLSASRQDQFDLVLALNERLNSDKFPIFMQDELVWVGDLSLAKNAVVTLVTAPEGCIYRRRAIDALKNAGIKYRIVYSNADLTGLIAALKEGLGITVLAKSTVPSDLNFQIQTKHLPSLGSIGISLIKSGGESEHAVDKLAEFIALRLG from the coding sequence ATGAAAAATATATCAACCGATGGTTTACGTACGTTTGTAATGGTAGTTGAGGTAGGTGGTTTTGCTAAAGCCGGCGATTTGCTTGGCCTTTCGCAGCCCGCTGTAAGCTTACAAATAAAGCGCCTAGAAGATATGATTGGCTATAAACTATTTAAAAAACAAGGCCAACGCCAAGTGCTTAACCAGTACGGTGAGCTATTACTGCCTATGGCAAAACAAATGATGCAACATAACGATGCTATTTTGCAGCAGTTCACCTCAGAAAACATTGCCGGTAAAGTGCGCTTAGGTATACCCAGCGAATTTGCGGCGCGCATACTCCCCTCTATTATTGGCGACTTTGTAGCGTTTTATCCTGAGGTGTCGTTAGAGGTTAAATCGCGCTTGAGTAAGCATTTGCTTTCCGCTTCAAGGCAAGATCAGTTTGATTTAGTACTTGCCCTTAACGAGCGACTCAACTCTGATAAATTTCCTATTTTTATGCAAGACGAGCTTGTATGGGTAGGCGACCTTTCACTTGCAAAAAATGCAGTAGTGACCTTAGTTACAGCGCCCGAGGGCTGTATTTATCGTCGTAGAGCCATTGATGCATTAAAAAATGCAGGCATAAAATACCGCATTGTTTACAGCAACGCCGATTTAACCGGCCTTATTGCCGCTTTAAAAGAAGGATTGGGTATTACAGTACTTGCTAAAAGCACTGTGCCTAGCGATCTTAACTTTCAAATTCAAACAAAACATTTACCAAGCTTAGGCAGTATCGGCATTAGCTTAATTAAAAGCGGCGGCGAGTCGGAGCATGCTGTAGATAAACTTGCTGAATTTATAGCGCTAAGGCTTGGCTAA
- the gcvT gene encoding glycine cleavage system aminomethyltransferase GcvT, with protein sequence MTSKTVLHAKHLEAGAKMVDFHGWEMPINYGSQIEEHNAVRTDAGMFDVSHMTIVDIEGEQAKEFLQKLVANDVAKLTVPGKALYTGMLNEQGGVIDDLIIYYFSETFYRLVVNSATREKDLAHLATVSADFTVTVTERPEFAMIAVQGPNAKAKTATLLNAEQQAAVEGMKPFFGVQVGDLFIATTGYTGEDGYEIVVPNDQAADLWQQLLDAGVAPAGLGARDTLRLEAGMNLYGLDMDESVSPLAANMAWTIAWEPEDRDFIGRDVLVKQRAEKSTDKLVGLVLEEKGVLRSGSKVIVDGGEGVITSGTFSPTLGFSVALARVPRSIGDTAQVEMRKKLVNVKVVKPSFVRNGKSII encoded by the coding sequence ATGACTTCTAAAACTGTACTACATGCTAAGCACCTTGAAGCAGGCGCAAAAATGGTTGATTTTCATGGCTGGGAAATGCCAATCAACTACGGCTCACAAATAGAAGAACACAATGCCGTGCGTACCGATGCTGGTATGTTTGACGTATCACACATGACTATTGTTGATATTGAAGGCGAGCAAGCTAAAGAATTTTTACAAAAGCTAGTAGCAAACGACGTAGCTAAATTAACAGTCCCTGGTAAAGCACTTTACACTGGCATGCTTAACGAGCAAGGCGGCGTAATCGACGATTTAATTATTTACTACTTTAGCGAAACCTTTTACCGCCTAGTTGTTAACTCAGCAACACGCGAAAAAGATTTAGCACATTTAGCAACTGTTTCAGCTGATTTTACAGTAACCGTAACTGAGCGCCCTGAGTTTGCAATGATTGCAGTGCAAGGCCCTAACGCTAAAGCAAAAACAGCCACACTTTTAAATGCTGAGCAACAAGCCGCTGTTGAAGGTATGAAGCCGTTTTTTGGTGTTCAAGTAGGTGATTTATTTATTGCCACAACGGGTTATACTGGCGAAGACGGTTACGAAATTGTAGTGCCGAACGATCAAGCTGCCGATTTATGGCAACAACTGCTAGATGCAGGTGTAGCGCCAGCTGGTTTAGGTGCACGCGACACGCTACGTTTAGAAGCAGGTATGAACCTTTACGGCCTAGATATGGACGAGAGCGTATCGCCACTTGCAGCTAACATGGCCTGGACCATTGCATGGGAACCTGAAGATCGTGACTTTATTGGTCGTGACGTACTTGTTAAGCAACGCGCTGAAAAAAGCACAGACAAACTTGTTGGCCTAGTGCTTGAAGAAAAAGGCGTATTGCGTAGCGGATCAAAAGTAATTGTTGATGGTGGTGAAGGGGTAATTACCTCAGGTACTTTCTCACCAACGCTTGGTTTTAGTGTAGCCCTTGCACGTGTACCGCGTTCAATAGGGGATACAGCCCAAGTAGAAATGCGCAAAAAATTAGTCAACGTTAAAGTAGTAAAGCCTAGCTTTGTACGTAACGGCAAATCAATAATTTAA
- a CDS encoding addiction module antidote protein — MTLQTSNFNPFDYMETQQEINTFLEECLADDDPNTFIEALGLLVKKHGVSDIAKATGLNRESLYKAVNGKTKPRWETIFKVMKALNFRLTTQVA; from the coding sequence ATGACGCTACAAACATCAAATTTTAACCCGTTTGACTATATGGAAACACAGCAAGAAATTAATACATTTTTAGAAGAGTGTTTAGCTGATGATGACCCAAATACCTTTATTGAAGCACTTGGCTTATTAGTTAAAAAACATGGCGTGAGTGATATTGCTAAAGCAACGGGGTTAAACCGTGAAAGCTTATATAAAGCAGTTAACGGTAAAACTAAGCCACGTTGGGAAACTATTTTTAAAGTGATGAAAGCACTTAACTTTCGCCTTACAACACAAGTTGCATAA